The proteins below come from a single Sorghum bicolor cultivar BTx623 chromosome 4, Sorghum_bicolor_NCBIv3, whole genome shotgun sequence genomic window:
- the LOC110434317 gene encoding glycerol kinase-like — MWSKSIGCPLYNAIVWMDARTSSVCKRLQSELSGGRTHFVETCWLPISTYFSALKLLCLMENVDAVKDAVQTGLQCEMTTEMEGSRHKHATWALQSSSSKVDKDLTVQGG, encoded by the exons ATGTGGAGTAAATCCATTGGTTGTCCACTGTACAATGCCATTGTGTGGATGGATGCTCGTACAAGCTCTGTTTGCAA GAGATTACAAAGTGAGCTATCAGGTGGTAGAACCCACTTCGTGGAGACTTGTTGGCTGCCAATCAGTACCTACTTCAGTGCTCTTAAATtattatgcttgatggaaaatGTGGATGCTGTCAAGGATGCAGTCCAGACTG GCCTTCAGTGTGAAATGACTACTGAAATGGAAGGATCTCGGCACAAACATGCTACATGGGCACTTCAGTCTTCATCTTCAAAAGTAGACAAG